The following is a genomic window from Nicotiana tabacum cultivar K326 chromosome 3, ASM71507v2, whole genome shotgun sequence.
ATTGAGATATGTTATGAATGAGCTATGGGCATGTGGTGCCGTGAGAATATGATAgtggttgagacccgtattttatgattatgattaTATGGTGGAATCGGGTTGCAAGCACAATATATATTTGCttattcttattgatatttacgtagtggaataagggtggatagtgttgtatggtgggatcgggttgcgcgccgcaacaatttaTGTGATTGTATTCCTTGTTGAATTATATTGGCTTCGGTGCTTTCGTGCGAGACTCTGAGTAATTGATATTTCTGTATTTATTGGATTTCGAGGATTGATTCATTATCatgagacaactattttacttttCCGTATGTTCCTCTcatgttattatttttatatactgCATAaaagttatttgactagtgagtatcttgactgtacctcgtcactactccacagagattagtcttgatactgggtaccgactgtggtgtactcatactatacttctacacatttttgcaGAGTCGGGTATTAGAGAAatcggactcgggcagagttagtttgttgatcgcaaggattcaaggtagagttacttggtcatcgcagtccatggagtctttccattttattgtactgtcagttattattcgaacaatattgtatattcatccttgagatcatttcatgtattcagttagagttcgtgactctgtattaccagtcttgggaggtgtTATAATTGTTTCTGCTTTTGGTTTCGACACTGGTATTAAACTAGTGTTAAAAAAAGGCCTGAATTGttattgtaatcggcttacctagtcttagagactaagtgtcatcatgacgcctgtggtgggattttggatcgtgacataaaCAAAATGGTTGGTTTCTTATGGTTAATAAAAAGCGTCAGCCGGaggataaaaaattaattaaacgtGAAAATTTGAATTGTGAACTTAGAAGTGAGAGTTAATACATTCCTAATGTAACCATATAAGAATCTGTgttaaatagaaatatcaaataatgaatacaataataTAATGAATTTCTATAATTATTAATTGTAATTGCAATTTTATCCAATGTATTGATTTACATTTCTTACTAGAATTTTGTACTTTTATAATACTCGTATAGATAAGTAATTTATGCACCCAGAATGACTGGAAGCATATAGTTGTCGTTATTAGTACTAGCATATGTTCATTTCTaacaaacaatcacaaacagTTAGATCATAAGAAGCCATTATATTCCCTTTAGGCTAAACTCTGTAAGAGTTCATGCATTTAACTTAATTACCAGCATCCTTTTCCCAATAGGCAACTCATTTCTTGACTAGATTAGTCATATCTTGTAGTATATGTAGAATTAATGTGTATTTGTCATCCATTTGTTCTTATTCACACTTAGGTCGATCGAGCTTTTCTCTtaacttttcttatttttatttacttttttaaaattCAAGTTGTATATCAAGTGTAAAATCATCTGCAGCCCCTTATGTCATGCTGGCAGATGATTGATCGTGGATCATAGTAGTTAATAAAGTTCGAAAAATATTTGTGGTTGTTACGTTCGCGAGAAAATTAATGGTTCTAAAGAAAGAGCATTATTTAGCGTTAGGTGTCGCTGTGTATTGTAGGTAATGAAAAGGACTCTTGGAGCAAACTGCGAACGCATGATTGAGTTTATTCTATTTGGGTTCCTTAATTGTGTATCATATTTAACCACAGAAAATAGGTGTGctttcctttcatttctttttccttttaaccTACCACTTTACTTTTTAGAAAACCGTACTTGATGGGAGCGGCTCCGCTCCATTAGTGCTTGCTCCACTGGTTATCAATGTATGTTTACATTAACTACACGTGACCAAGTGAATCTTCAAAGGATGAGATTGTTTTTGTTAATTCTCTATTATTATGCTTATATTTCCGTTAGTAGTAAGTTATAACCCAAAAAGTCGATTAATACTTCGTACTTTACAGTACCAATATAATAAGTAATTAAACTTATATAAAGATAACAATGACAAATAAAATTGTTTACCAGTAAAACgctacaattaaatttatacgtggtttatagacaagcgaatcgatttgattccaaaataaaatataaattaaataagaATGTAACagcattgaaatcgagataagacagtGGAGAGCTTGGTTCCGGGGCGGAGCTTGCGAAGGCAGTAATAACGATATTAAGaaccaagaaaataaaatattattgagtTTCTAAACAGCATATAGCATAAGTTTTCAGAAAATTCATCGTCTATACAATGGTTGTTGGAATCCTTATTTATAGTGTCacatagggaacaaggtcctaggatcaagcctctcttaaatgataattatgaggccattgaagaatgtgtaacgacaGGCTATGAATGTCATATTCTATAAACGGACTATGTATTTAACATGCAGAAaattcttcattgaatgttatGGGGTGACAGGTATTCATTCGTCTTCATGAGCAACATTCCCTTTGGGGGCTTCCCGGTGCCAGCCGAGACTCTTGCCTCCTGTCTTGGATTTCACCTATTTCGCTTTCCATCTGTCTCTGGTTCCACGTGTCACTCTATTATATGAGCATTTAATATGAActaattttaccctatacaaaaaTCAAGCttaaaaaatatgtaataattacTCCATTTTCTGAATAAATAAACATACTCACCCGACTATGAAATAAAAAAGTAATTTAATAGATACAATGTAGCTTGTGGGTATCAACTGTTGGAATATATACCACAGCGGAAGCAATAACAGAATCTTATTCACGTATAATCTAAACAACTAGCACGTATGGAGattttaggattacctcttgaagcgtaaacACAACAAATCTATGTCGTTCTCTAGTTCCTCAGTTGAAAACACACTAGCAGATttccacagtcttctactgtgttacccaaacaatAACCGAAAATAGAGAATTTTGGGTGGGCAAAATTCTAATAGAAACCGCAGTCAGAATCATGTAAAAAACGTCCAGcccttatatccatatatatagctgcatttttttaggtcaaaaccgttttcaaaacctgttaggtttccttctcccactaagggacggtttccacgttttctttcccactaagtaacagtttccaccattttctattatttaggcacagtagggaccacagaatttaattaacaaggcttcctattatgatattaatttcgaaattctgaaactaatttccatcataataaattacgaattattccactaaaaattcgtaattgcactccttagttcaatttcgaaattcttccataaaaccttatttaactccctatattaagattcagatactaatcaatcaaattaaattactgactatttaatttattgattaattcctttagacttacacttaacttatttcatgtgtcggatacaaaattcaccggccgggtttacacatgaaaacttataagctttcataaaggagtatcatcaatctcaaaatcgagacatggattcgatcaactaattattacttcgccaatgtatatcattgttatccaatttaccaggcttattgactcgcgaaagaatctcgccttttaataaatcaaaacaacaagtgacatacacagctaataataattatatcaggattaagagtataagtacattaaatggactagagaaattattttataaagtcagtataaaatatctctacttgatccgttcaatacatacaaaatgtactagcacaagaagttggaattaaaccattcccataatcaagataaattatatttaatcttgtgctacaatcattacgatgatttgtccaattccatcattagattgtgaacattaacttttatgtcttacaagaaccgatgatttaatcttccgtgtataagctaaactctatacactaaatcatctactatgtaagcaatggacgcacaaaccaacacatgatctatttaaaatgaaactttattgaatttaaacaagtaaataaataattgttcataaagaatactataacaatacgcatggcttatagtatattctaacaatctcccacttagactaatAACCATGCGTCTACAATTTTGACACTCATTCCTTCTACATGCTTATCAAAAGTCTTCTGTGGTAAGCTCTCAGTAAACGGATCTGCCAAGTTGTTCTCTGACGCAATCTTGATGACCACTACATCCCCTCTCTGCACtatatcacgaattaaatgatatttACGCTCAATGTGTTTTGCCCTCTTATGGCTTCGTGGCTCCTTTGAATTTGCAACCGCACCACTATTATCACAGTAAAGCGTAATTGGCGCTTGAATCGAAGGAATCACACCCAACTCTCTCAGGAAGTTACCGAGCCAAACTGCCTCTTTGGCTGCCTCAGAGGCTGCCACATATTCGGCTTCCATGGTGGAATCAGCAACACAAGTTTGCTTGATACTCCTCCAACTTATGGCTCCACCTCCAAGAGTAAACACATTACCTGAGGTAGACTTTCTAGAATCTCTGTCTGACTGGAAATCCAAATCAGTATACCCAATAGGTACCAGGTCATCCGATTGGTAGATCAACATGTAATCCCTAGTCCTTTTCAGGTACTTGATTATATGTTTAACCGCCGTCCAATGCTCTTTCCCAAGATTAGACTGAAATCTGCTAACAACGCCAACGGCAAAGCATATATCAGGCCTAGTGCATAACATAGCATACATGAGGCTCCCCACAGCTGATGCATAAGGGACCGCCTTCATCTTTTCTATCTCTTCATCAGTCTTAGGAGGCTGATCTTTAGATAGAGAAATTCCATGTCTGAAAGGAAGGAATCCTTTCTTGGAATCATGCATGCTAAACCTGGAGAGTATTGTATCAATATAAAGACCTTGGGACAAGCCTAATATCCTTTTCTTACGATCTCACAAGAGTTTGATCCCAAGGATATGAGCCGCTTCTCCCAAAACTTTCATATCAAAATGTGTGGACAACCACTGCTTAACTGAATTCAACATGCCCACATTATTTCCTATGAGCagtatgtcatctacatataAGATCAAAAATGCCACTTTGTCCCCATCCCACTTTTTGTATACACAAGATTCGTTAAGATACTGATCAAAAACAAAAGTTTTAATCGCCTTATCAAAACAAGTGTTCCAAGCCCTGGATGCctgttttagtccataaatggaccTTTTAAGCTTACACAACATGTGCTCTTTTCCAATTTCCATAAAACCGTCTGGTTGCATCATATAGATGCACTCATCAAGACTTCCATTAAGGAAAgctgtcttgacatccatttgccaaatctcataatcataaTGAGCAGCAATGGATAAGAGAATCCTTATAGACTTAATCATGGCTACTGGCGAGAAGGTTTcctcatagtcaatcccttctttCTGAGTAAACTCTTTCGCTACAAGCCTTGCTTTAAAAGTTTGTACTTTTCCGTCTACACCTCTCTTTATCTTATAAATCTATTTGCATCCAATGGGTTTAACCCCATCAGTTGATTCTACAAGATCCCAAACCTGATTAGAGTACATATACTCCATCTCTGATTTCATAGCAGCAACCCACTTATCGGCATCCTTATCATGTAGTGCTTGGTCGTAATTGACAGGTTCGGAGGTAGGCTCCTCAGGGATCCtatcatatgattctcccaagagCGTGTAACGAACTGGCTGTCTTATTTCTCTCCCACTACGACTACGCACTACATCAGTTGCAACTACATCACGTTGATTTTGTGGTTGAACCACAACATCATTAGGAACCTGAGTCTCCATGCTATCCACAGGGATATCAACGACTTCTTCCTGTTGTGCAGTCTGCTCAACATGACTCCCACTACTTTGTGGTAGTATGACTGCGGGCACTTGTTCTTGTGGTACATTAAGTCTATTGACATTTCTCCCACTACTAAAGTGCAATGGTATGTCAAAATCGACTTCCGGGGTTTGGATATGGTCGTTTTGATTTTCAGATGACTGAGTTTCCATTCCTTTGCTAAGTTCCTGTGAAAcgagtttacttctaggaacatggttcatcaaatagTCCTCTTCTAAAAACTTGGCATTTGTGCTAACAATTACCTTTTTCTCTTTAGGACAATAGAATAAACCACCTTTCATCCCTTTTGGATAACCTATAAACACGCATACATCCGTTCTTGCCTCCAATTTATCCGTTTTCCCCTTTAGCACATGTGCCGGACAACCCCAAACTTGAATATGCCGCAGACTAGACTTGCTCCCAGTCCACAATTCTGTAGGGGTCAAGGGTACTGACTTTGAAGGAACTAAGTTCAGAACATAATTCGTCGTTTCTAAGGCATGTCCCCAAAAAGACGAAGGCAAATCGGAATAACTCATCATTGATCTAACCATTTCCATAAGAgtcctatttcttctttcagctacaccattttgttatggagttccaggtgcagaTAATTGAGATGTAATTCCACATTCTGATAAATAACCAATGAAGTCCGTAGAGAGGTACTCCCCACCACGATCAGATCGTAGTGTCTTGATATGTTTATTATGTCGCTTTTCAGTCTCAGTCTTGaattctttgaacttttcaaaacgTTTAGACTTTCGACGCAATAAATaaatatatccatattttgagtaatcatttgtgaaagtcacaaaatactcaaaaccacctcttgcttggacattcattggaccacacaaatcagaatgaattaattctaatttatcaCTTGCCCGATTTCCTTTTGAGGGGAAATTTCATTTTGTCATTTTCCCTTCtaaacaagattcacaagttggtagtgcctccACTTTCAATGAACTTAAAGGTCCATCCTTGACCAACCTGGAAATTCTGTTCAGATTTATATGACCTAAACACAAGTGCCATAAATATGTTTCACTCAATTCAGAAGAACGTTTTCTCTTGCTTGGTAAATCAACATTATTCAGTTCTTTAGGTGGTAACAGTTTAGGAATAGAGTCAACAACAAAAAGACCATTAATCAATGTAGCCAAAGAGAGATAACGCTTATTATGAGTAATAACACATTTATCAACGTCATGACAATTAAAATCATAACCATCTCTCATAGCGCTAGAAATcgaaattaaattccttctaacgGAAGGTACATATAATGTGTCTTTTAAAGCTAAAACTCTACCACTACCAAACGAAATAATAATATTTCCTAATGCTAAAGCTAGGGCTGTTGAACCGTCTGCTTGATAAACATTGATTTCTCCTTTACTTAGCCTCCGCGTTACCTGAAACCCCTGCAAATAAGTGCAGATATGATTAGTGGCTCCCGAATCTACACACCATGACATGGTAGAAACAGCCGCTAAAAATGTTTCAACGACAAGTAGATGTAAATCACCTGGTTTATTTTTCAGCTTGGCCGGATA
Proteins encoded in this region:
- the LOC142178577 gene encoding secreted RxLR effector protein 161-like; the encoded protein is MHDSKKGFLPFRHGISLSKDQPPKTDEEIEKMKAVPYASAVGSLMYAMLCTRPDICFAVGVVSRFQSNLGKEHWTAVKHIIKYLKRTRDYMLIYQSDDLVPIGYTDLDFQSDRDSRKSTSGNVFTLGGGAISWRSIKQTCVADSTMEAEYVAASEAAKEAVWLGNFLRELGVIPSIQAPITLYCDNSGAVANSKEPRSHKRAKHIERKYHLIRDIVQRGDVVVIKIASENNLADPFTESLPQKTFDKHVEGMSVKIVDAWLLV